In Castanea sativa cultivar Marrone di Chiusa Pesio chromosome 6, ASM4071231v1, a single window of DNA contains:
- the LOC142639424 gene encoding uncharacterized protein LOC142639424: MKKKSAAKKEEQHRPPPPEPYPWLVYSTDKHNRRQIFCSISNPNETCIRRIPALRNRYLWANCHGWCLYFCRNLGQMILWNPVTREEITLPCLPWGLDIKDCILTSPPSEPSCKVILFYHYMNNILYCELGDEEWTELCYYDELKRTIKEVGLTEELKLPMRHLLISPVCCDGDLYAVWTPGGSDHDCCRKLVKIHDIHRDGLKIEPLNVFLRSALPITKQVHLMESCGDLLTVEIQYKDESLTGVLAIGIHRLNFSNKEWVQVETAKDRAFFLPLDRLDQQAFSIPVIDPDVANRVYFTLHGDDTYKNLYSYNIEDGTISISSTFLNLPRLQRSCLVWIMPHLRLTNTLKEDEHKSNTEEQESGKVYGRENDLKDMESTNDISALHFDMVKGIAERLILVDYLHFRATCKIFHSAAPPIQWRTAMEKVENPSLSSPWLVFFENESVCAFIDPKHGDKYIINLPQVLKGGIICGSKDGWLLVAVAEKSAFFLGEKLTFFFNPFTQAILPLAKNIDRTLDFSCIGFSSSPPSSECVVVKLSKCEFDAKFAVEYSSSLGQDLDLDLDHWHKDEFSDADLSFNNNSPIFYRGAFYCLGQKGNLGILKLNDDGGNTWEVLTKPKPPCMSGYDQNYLVECDGELFSVFVGNMRKWVQVFKLNESKMTWIRVENLGNHMFYLSCSSSFSVKAKTPGMENKIYFPIFCGQSMVFFSLETKKFHSFEGKDVDFYSSREKLRCGWIEPRWC, from the exons ATGAAGAAGAAATCGGCAGCAAAGAAGGAAGAACAGCATCGTCCGCCTCCGCCTGAACCCTATCCTTGGCTTGTTTATTCCACTGATAAACACAACAGAAGACAAATATTTTGCAGCATATCAAATCCCAATGAAACATGCATACGTAGAATCCCAGCGTTGCGGAATAGGTATTTATGGGCTAATTGTCACGGTTGGTGTTTATATTTCTGTAGAAATCTCGGCCAAATGATACTGTGGAATCCTGTAACTAGGGAGGAAATAACACTTCCGTGTTTGCCTTGGGGGCTAGATATCAAAGATTGCATCTTGACGTCTCCTCCGAGCGAACCAAGTTGCAAGGTCATCTTATTTTATCACTACATGAACAATATCTTATACTGTGAACTTGGCGATGAAGAATGGACCGAGTTATGTTATTATGATGAGCTGAAACGAACTATAAAGGAGGTAGGATTGACGGAAGAATTAAAGCTGCCAATGCGTCATCTATTGATTAGCCCTGTTTGCTGCGATGGTGATTTGTATGCAGTATGGACACCAGGAGGAAGTGATCATGATTGCTGCAGGAAGCTTGTAAAAATCCATGACATTCATCGGGACGGCCTTAAAATCGAGCCCTTAAATGTCTTTCTACGGTCTGCTCTTCCGATTACCAAACAAGTACACTTGATGGAATCTTGTGGCGATCTACTCACAGTTGAAATACAGTATAAGGATGAAAGTTTGACAGGCGTTTTAGCAATTGGGATCCATAGATTAAATTTTTCTAACAAAGAGTGGGTACAGGTAGAAACTGCTAAGGACCGGGCATTTTTTTTGCCTTTGGACAGGCTTGATCAGCAAGCGTTTTCCATTCCTGTAATTGACCCAGATGTGGCAAATCGTGTATATTTTACTTTACATGGTGATGACACTTACAAAAACTTGTACTCGTACAACATAGAAGATGGAACAATTTCGATTTCCTCAACTTTTCTAAATCTACCAAGACTACAGCGATCTTGTCTGGTTTGGATTATGCCTCATCTTAG GTTAACAAATACACTAAAAGAAGACGAGCACAAAAGTAATACAGAAGAACAAGAGAGTGGGAAGGTTTATGGAAGAGAGAATGATTTAAAGGACATGGAGTCCACAAATGATATATCTGCCCTTCATTTCGACATGGTTAAAGGGATTGCCGAGCGTCTCATCTTAGTTGATTATTTGCATTTTCGTGCTACTTGTAAAATCTTTCATTCTGCAGCACCTCCGATCCAATGGAGGACTGCCATGGAAAAGGTGGAAAACCCTTCTTTATCATCTCCATGGCTGGTATTTTTTGAGAACGAAAGTGTTTGTGCTTTCATTGACCCAAAACATGGTGACAAGTATATCATCAACTTGCCACAAGTACTAAAAGGAGGTATAATTTGCGGCTCAAAGGATGGTTGGTTGCTAGTAGCTGTAGCTGAAAAATCAGCTTTCTTTTTAGGTGAAAAGTTAACTTTCTTTTTCAATCCATTTACACAAGCCATTCTACCATTAGCAAAGAATATAGATAGAACTCTGGATTTCTCTTGCATTGGCTTCTCTTCCTCCCCACCCTCTTCAGAATGCGTGGTTGTTAAGTTGAGTAAGTGTGAATTTGATGCGAAGTTTGCTGTAGAGTACTCTTCTAGCTTGGGGCAGGACCTGGACCTGGACCTAGACCATTGGCATAAAGATGAGTTTAGTGATGCAGACTTGTCCTTTAATAACAATAGCCCGATTTTCTACAGAGGAGCATTTTATTGTTTGGGTCAAAAAGGAAACCTAGGAATTTTGAAGTTAAACGACGATGGTGGGAATACTTGGGAAGTTCTTACTAAACCTAAACCACCATGCATGAGTGGTTATGACCAGAATTATTTAGTGGAATGTGATGGCGAGCTCTTTTCGGTATTTGTGGGTAATATGAGAAAAtgggttcaagttttcaaattGAATGAATCTAAAATGACCTGGATTAGAGTTGAAAATTTGGGAAATCATATGTTTTATTTGAGTTGTTCATCATCCTTTTCTGTAAAGGCAAAAACTCCTGGAATGGAAAACAAAATTTACTTTCCTATATTCTGTGGACAAAGCATGGTCTTCTTCTCACTAGAGACAAAGAAGTTTCATTCCTTTGAGGGTAAGGATGTTGACTTTTATAGCTCAAGGGAAAAGTTGCGATGTGGCTGGATCGAACCTAGGTGGTGCTAG
- the LOC142638000 gene encoding heat shock 70 kDa protein 16-like isoform X1: MSVVGFDVGNENCVIAVVKQRGIDVLLNDESNRETPAVVSFGEKQRFLGSAGAASAMMNLKSTVSQVKRLIGRKFKEPGVQNELKMFPVETSEGPDGGILVHMKYLGATHKFTPVQIMAMLFSHLKEITEKSLEIPISDCVIGVPSYFTDLQRHAYLNAATIAGLKPLRLMHDCTATALSYGIYKTDFPTSGPNCVAFIDIGHCDTQVSIASFEAGHMRILSHTFDGSLGGRDFDEVLFSHFAAQFKEQYHIDVYSNVKACIRLRAACEKLKKVLSANPEAPLTIECLMEEKDVKGFIKREEFEKLSSGLLERLSIPCKKALADVGLPEKIHSVELVGSGSRIPAITRLIASLFRREPRRTLNTSECVARGCALQCAMLSPVFRVREYEVQDMIPFSIGFSSEEGPIGTGSNGILFQRGQPIPSIKVLTFQRSSTFHLEAFYANQQEFPPGVSSKISCFTIGPFNISHGEKARVKVKVILNLHGIVSVESAMLIEDHVDDSITRGNTHSNISGSSDTVANGVEDSSITQLKSSHASADGLREDKVIRRLEIPVSVNIYGGMTEAELYEAQQKEIQLTQQDRAVELTKERKNALESYVYEMRNKLFNTYRSFASDQEREGISRSLQQTEEWLYDDGDDETENAYTSKLEGLKKLVDPIDNRYKDEEARAQATRDLLKSVVDYRMSVNSIPPEDREMIINECNKAEQWLREKSQLQDSMPKNTDPVLWSADIKSRKEDLDMSCKHILRSKASPPNPEDQGPD, translated from the exons ATGAGTGTGGTGGGGTTTGACGTCGGAAATGAGAACTGTGTTATAGCTGTGGTGAAGCAGCGGGGTATTGATGTTTTATTGAATGATGAATCGAATCGTGAAACCCCGGCAGTGGTATCTTTCGGGGAGAAGCAAAGGTTTCTGGGGTCTGCTGGTGCTGCTTCTGCTATGATGAACCTGAAGTCCACAGTATCTCAGGTGAAGAGATTGATTGGTAGAAAATTTAAGGAGCCAGGTGTTCAAAATGAGCTAAAAATGTTCCCAGTTGAAACTTCAGAAGGCCCAGATGGTGGGATTTTGGTTCATATGAAGTACTTGGGTGCAACCCATAAATTTACCCCAGTTCAGATTATGGCAATGCTCTTTTCTCATTTGAAAGAGATAACAGAGAAAAGTTTAGAAATTCCCATTTCGGATTGTGTAATTGGGGTCCCATCATACTTCACAGATTTGCAGAGACATGCATATTTGAATGCTGCAACAATTGCTGGGTTGAAGCCTTTGAGATTGATGCATGACTGCACTGCAACTGCTCTTAGTTATGGGATTTACAAAACGGATTTTCCTACTTCGGGCCCAAACTGTGTTGCGTTTATTGACATTGGTCATTGTGATACCCAGGTCTCTATTGCATCATTTGAGGCTGGGCATATGAGGATTTTATCACATACTTTTGATGGAAGCTTGGGAGGGAGAGATTTTGATGAGGTTTTGTTTAGTCATTTTGCTGCACAATTCAAGGAGCAGTACCATATTGATGTGTACTCTAATGTCAAAGCATGCATCAGGCTGCGGGCAGCATGCGAGAAGCTGAAGAAAGTTTTGAGTGCAAATCCAGAGGCACCTCTGACCATTGAGTGTTTGATGGAGGAGAAAGATGTTAAGGGCTTTATTAAGAGAGAAGAATTTGAGAAGCTATCTTCAGGATTGTTGGAGAGGCTTAGCATTCCTTGTAAAAAAGCCTTGGCTGATGTAGGGTTGCCTGAAAAGATCCATTCTGTTGAGCTTGTTGGCTCAGGATCTAGGATTCCAGCAATTACTAGACTGATAGCTTCTCTATTCAGGAGAGAACCCAGACGGACACTGAATACAAGTGAATGTGTGGCACGTGGATGTGCTCTTCAGTGTGCAATGCTTAGTCCAGTTTTTCGGGTCAGAGAATATGAG GTTCAAGATATGATTCCTTTCTCCATAGGATTCTCATCAGAAGAAGGCCCAATTGGCACAGGATCAAATGGCATACTTTTCCAGAGAGGCCAGCCCATTCCAAGTATTAAAGTTCTGACATTTCAACGAAGTAGTACATTCCATTTGGAAGCATTCTATGCGAATCAACAAGAATTTCCCCCTGGGGTGTCATCAAAAATCAGTTGTTTCACG ATTGGCCCTTTCAACATCTCCCATGGTGAAAAGGCAAGGGTTAAAGTTAAAGTTATATTAAACCTGCATGGAATTGTCAGTGTTGAGTCAGCTATG TTGATAGAAGATCATGTAGATGATTCAATCACAAGGGGCAATACTCATTCAAATATTTCTGGTTCTTCTGATACGGTTGCAAATGGTGTTGAAGATAGTAGCATTACACAGCTAAAATCTTCACATGCTTCT GCTGATGGATTGAGAGAAGATAAAGTGATCAGGAGGCTTGAGATACCAGTAAGTGTAAATATATATGGTGGAATGACTGAGGCTGAGCTCTATGAAGcccaacaaaaagaaattcaGCTGACCCAACAGGACAGAGCTGTGGAACTaacaaaagaaaggaagaatgCCTTAGAATCTTATGTGTATGAGATGCGGAATAAG CTGTTCAACACATATCGGAGCTTTGCAAGTGATCAGGAGAGAGAGGGCATATCTAGAAGCCTACAGCAGACAGAGGAGTGGCTTTATGATGATGGGGATGACGAAACTGAAAATGCTTATACTTCAAAATTAGAGGGTCTAAAGAAG TTGGTGGATCCAATTGATAATCGTTATAAAGATGAAGAAGCAAGAGCACAAGCTACAAGAGATCTGCTGAAGTCCGTTGTGGATTATAGGATGTCTGTAAATTCGATCCCACCTGAAGATCGAGAAATG ATCATTAATGAGTGCAATAAAGCAGAGCAGTGGCTAAGAGAGAAATCCCAACTACAAGATTCCATGCCCAAGAACACTGACCCAGTAttatggtcagccgatatcaagaGCAGGAAAGAGGATTTGGACAT GTCATGTAAGCATATACTGAGATCAAAGGCTTCTCCTCCAAATCCAGAGGACCAGGGGCCAGACTAG
- the LOC142638000 gene encoding heat shock 70 kDa protein 16-like isoform X2, whose amino-acid sequence MSVVGFDVGNENCVIAVVKQRGIDVLLNDESNRETPAVVSFGEKQRFLGSAGAASAMMNLKSTVSQVKRLIGRKFKEPGVQNELKMFPVETSEGPDGGILVHMKYLGATHKFTPVQIMAMLFSHLKEITEKSLEIPISDCVIGVPSYFTDLQRHAYLNAATIAGLKPLRLMHDCTATALSYGIYKTDFPTSGPNCVAFIDIGHCDTQVSIASFEAGHMRILSHTFDGSLGGRDFDEVLFSHFAAQFKEQYHIDVYSNVKACIRLRAACEKLKKVLSANPEAPLTIECLMEEKDVKGFIKREEFEKLSSGLLERLSIPCKKALADVGLPEKIHSVELVGSGSRIPAITRLIASLFRREPRRTLNTSECVARGCALQCAMLSPVFRVREYEVQDMIPFSIGFSSEEGPIGTGSNGILFQRGQPIPSIKVLTFQRSSTFHLEAFYANQQEFPPGVSSKISCFTIGPFNISHGEKARVKVKVILNLHGIVSVESAMLIEDHVDDSITRGNTHSNISGSSDTVANGVEDSSITQLKSSHASADGLREDKVIRRLEIPVSVNIYGGMTEAELYEAQQKEIQLTQQDRAVELTKERKNALESYVYEMRNKYHLGLLRKCYDLMQILCYGEQIFITGDWYNYIVRR is encoded by the exons ATGAGTGTGGTGGGGTTTGACGTCGGAAATGAGAACTGTGTTATAGCTGTGGTGAAGCAGCGGGGTATTGATGTTTTATTGAATGATGAATCGAATCGTGAAACCCCGGCAGTGGTATCTTTCGGGGAGAAGCAAAGGTTTCTGGGGTCTGCTGGTGCTGCTTCTGCTATGATGAACCTGAAGTCCACAGTATCTCAGGTGAAGAGATTGATTGGTAGAAAATTTAAGGAGCCAGGTGTTCAAAATGAGCTAAAAATGTTCCCAGTTGAAACTTCAGAAGGCCCAGATGGTGGGATTTTGGTTCATATGAAGTACTTGGGTGCAACCCATAAATTTACCCCAGTTCAGATTATGGCAATGCTCTTTTCTCATTTGAAAGAGATAACAGAGAAAAGTTTAGAAATTCCCATTTCGGATTGTGTAATTGGGGTCCCATCATACTTCACAGATTTGCAGAGACATGCATATTTGAATGCTGCAACAATTGCTGGGTTGAAGCCTTTGAGATTGATGCATGACTGCACTGCAACTGCTCTTAGTTATGGGATTTACAAAACGGATTTTCCTACTTCGGGCCCAAACTGTGTTGCGTTTATTGACATTGGTCATTGTGATACCCAGGTCTCTATTGCATCATTTGAGGCTGGGCATATGAGGATTTTATCACATACTTTTGATGGAAGCTTGGGAGGGAGAGATTTTGATGAGGTTTTGTTTAGTCATTTTGCTGCACAATTCAAGGAGCAGTACCATATTGATGTGTACTCTAATGTCAAAGCATGCATCAGGCTGCGGGCAGCATGCGAGAAGCTGAAGAAAGTTTTGAGTGCAAATCCAGAGGCACCTCTGACCATTGAGTGTTTGATGGAGGAGAAAGATGTTAAGGGCTTTATTAAGAGAGAAGAATTTGAGAAGCTATCTTCAGGATTGTTGGAGAGGCTTAGCATTCCTTGTAAAAAAGCCTTGGCTGATGTAGGGTTGCCTGAAAAGATCCATTCTGTTGAGCTTGTTGGCTCAGGATCTAGGATTCCAGCAATTACTAGACTGATAGCTTCTCTATTCAGGAGAGAACCCAGACGGACACTGAATACAAGTGAATGTGTGGCACGTGGATGTGCTCTTCAGTGTGCAATGCTTAGTCCAGTTTTTCGGGTCAGAGAATATGAG GTTCAAGATATGATTCCTTTCTCCATAGGATTCTCATCAGAAGAAGGCCCAATTGGCACAGGATCAAATGGCATACTTTTCCAGAGAGGCCAGCCCATTCCAAGTATTAAAGTTCTGACATTTCAACGAAGTAGTACATTCCATTTGGAAGCATTCTATGCGAATCAACAAGAATTTCCCCCTGGGGTGTCATCAAAAATCAGTTGTTTCACG ATTGGCCCTTTCAACATCTCCCATGGTGAAAAGGCAAGGGTTAAAGTTAAAGTTATATTAAACCTGCATGGAATTGTCAGTGTTGAGTCAGCTATG TTGATAGAAGATCATGTAGATGATTCAATCACAAGGGGCAATACTCATTCAAATATTTCTGGTTCTTCTGATACGGTTGCAAATGGTGTTGAAGATAGTAGCATTACACAGCTAAAATCTTCACATGCTTCT GCTGATGGATTGAGAGAAGATAAAGTGATCAGGAGGCTTGAGATACCAGTAAGTGTAAATATATATGGTGGAATGACTGAGGCTGAGCTCTATGAAGcccaacaaaaagaaattcaGCTGACCCAACAGGACAGAGCTGTGGAACTaacaaaagaaaggaagaatgCCTTAGAATCTTATGTGTATGAGATGCGGAATAAG TACCATCTAGGTTTGCTGAGGAAGTGTTATGACTTAATGCAAATTCTCTGCTACGGTGAACAGATTTTTATAACTGGTGACTGGTATAATTACATTGTTAGACGGTAA